Proteins from one Plasmodium yoelii strain 17X genome assembly, chromosome: 2 genomic window:
- a CDS encoding asparagine-rich antigen, putative, with protein MHNLREKEAKNNKNKEDLNGLYHTPNSENHLKTNKEKQLHSSSNNYKYIRDNQNNLVDYLSYNNYIFSNCNGNYNSRKTYYNKNLNNRYHKMYYNNGNEHDYMGRNKNYNNNNNIIKDGIGYEKFNRRNYQNNNNCYYNNVDNNNEHKTMANGLLPPKHKNELDKCQINTTAENELNNKKFKDIDKKNSHQNIVKKGNNRTRKNNFISLVPPQNNDNDCNVENQIIPPENENTFIEKKKKNYGRYKNNCKNSYSYNSNNNKGHIYFNESYNIPENYNYTRYNNNAGNDSFSYRNNHVNTGHTKSRNTTSNYNNVPDIIGKNGASKSENIKCDTPSNIKFNGNNNGNFYNTTNNINDYNLCINGYNNTKNSFDLFVPSKKNSVEYNYNSKKNMSNGVGANSEICCDKDKSMGFDLNKNNVSCQNKEQNNNIEKNAKNNMTTQKEPIWNTSAYQKDKINIQKSGECVKEKPITIAKLDENVAKEIQANNGNNDGNNGNNNGNNNDGNNGGNNGNNNDGNNGGNNDGNNGGNNDGNNGNNARMNINNGYQYPDANHEENGKYNNGNNSKFVFNKNNYGKKNTSIKYYSNAYNFNYRNNANTRYSRRKHISYDNNDGNYNGNYYYKKLDIDCKIKEACKDSNDRENYNIELSCIDEKNKKSESNKVDIKLVVENGDTNILDDNACNSKLKDNEFVINEKNEKISKNQNTESYNSSNNNDKQNNVNAINDHGEHENEKEESIKINNLPQSTKNIECQLEKIPKNAPILVKNYLDYSIYNKKNNEEENSNQNISLIDMVDNLCVSTLKNNNNSLYNSNKRKNSKFSKNKMDITKMKNISLNTNKKQIEMNHIKNDTLNIPENKYNDNDVLFLEKNDDTNSEQGIFTIFSDLGNDYTVFDIKKESTQSTVMICSSDGKGALNKTEESFIQFGYVGNENMNNFFNKSASINNRNISIDSKKTGCIQNETLDCYKSELPYFKENNAFCKGDKKNTTSYTNKSRCSLAKSGDNFIEMKKKEVICANEKKRKNRKKRKNILKNVKNITSNNEPKSSKINKALSFPENYQETEMRDNNVGENDICNDKKIIQKQRVIHNRSQSENIYNCKDNYIKNLEVSMTKPHMRNFMQSVNTEKFKSVLNKYIYNCDSNINDEETLFSCDNTTIGNDESEKKILDKYVHKEIGQTELKISLPHVVTYSSSLNNNLENQKERLYGYNVKSDKCALNYEDSNKSNVAHVVNTESHFDNPNKNYEKKSVDNDIHNIINKNISLKKTENLINHTFYNFNGEFNFDYNIKTHNTFLCIYNERQNIEEPNYKINNKNNINEKDNTHFGLAPIFSDAKTKHTLLKMKESPNVIDGKGYEENDKISHLKYNKNRKNYNYESQKCHSKNNLKINCDRNTSNGKKVRNNRNNSINFMVGDLNDSHHQKKLNSKKLNISYNEKGDLKNYLAIESESIGKNKVYINNTDINRVNNVYIENQENKKNMNVNNNIYLKNNQNNSNTNNLNYYNNIGVEFNANRYYNKFNNNHVVNSNTNVNKNWEGKYSNHHIGAASFAGEILKTHNFDTHKEINNEINNEDNGIYIPPYGGNGGNNNFCNNYNFNSSNNFGNCDNYTNVSYNCNTTPYNYKSYNYSVEGNNNCKNMNSRYHEVNKNIYNYSGNANRKYLNNINRNGDKENSGYFFNNTKYSGINNYENVANTSSFIDNDNYINHNKSNNNGSGANFNRNSRGNGNSDDLSTPDFVKSCGKNGNDMNCIAKYSGKGNSTNYDHENYTKNWNGTFNYRNNYKMKTNYRFDNNYMDTRRKNSPNNIKKNVKKIWNNQKNADESEEKYQVVKKYNIYNSFTNPGSNKDDSTMLSYGHTEMSALPKHNISINEKKNNNNNNNNNNNNNNNNNNNNNNNNNNKDINDNRTVKIFRETKNDIGKHTIVEEHGKGMTIFNTKNNNSNNNENRKISYNKHRDEQNCYNSNENELNKVKQDVGSNFDKTVVNDMMNKAEDDENNFKERNKKDVKKIINTVKNDNKVNETYNRNRKFGGVINNNYKKILIKKNKLDGENSNNITINEEDNKLLIYKNNKEDCTNKKVGIDSGDVGSWQCYRNDNVNPNNSSQVSVKKSNKGYSLYNKTYFKQNAKKNENILFNNGSYATSSGKNCSPLSKNNKSNNNNFNFLKKKKNDNVIILDEEKQKVDAGCSGNVVDQKKVPNVGMKDNGSYLNENTLCNNKLTIYPDKSSKDSINGYANNIEIHSVFYKGSYNRKNSSNKNDPDASNFTVKKI; from the coding sequence ATGCATAATCTTAGAGAAAAAGAAGctaagaataataaaaataaggagGACTTAAATGGTCTATATCATACCCCGAATTCAGAAAACCATTTGaaaacaaataaagaaaaacaGCTCCATAGTAGCAGCAACAATTACAAATATATTCGagataatcaaaataatttagtCGATTATTtaagttataataattacatATTTAGTAACTGTAATGGAAATTATAACTCACGAAAgacatattataataaaaatttgaataaCAGGTAtcataaaatgtattataataatggaaATGAGCATGATTATATgggaagaaataaaaattataataacaacaataatattatcaaaGATGGAATTGGATATGAAAAATTCAATAGACGAAATTATCAGAACAATAACAATTgctattataataatgtagacaataaTAATGAGCACAAAACAATGGCGAATGGATTGTTACCTCCCAAACATAAAAACGAGCTTGATAAATGCCAAATTAATACTACAGctgaaaatgaattaaataataaaaaatttaaagatattgataaaaaaaatagccaTCAAAATATAgtgaaaaaaggaaataatcGAACGCGTAAAAATAACTTCATTTCATTGGTACCACCccaaaataatgataatgattgCAATGTAGAAAATCAAATTATTCCAcctgaaaatgaaaatacctttatagaaaaaaaaaaaaaaaattatggccgatataaaaataattgtaaaaatagTTATTCCTATAATTCGAATAATAACAAAggtcatatatattttaacgAGAGCTATAACATTCCCGAAAATTATAACTACACAAGATACAATAATAACGCTGGAAATGACTCATTTAGTTACAGAAATAATCATGTTAATACTGGGCATACTAAAAGTAGAAATACTACTTCGAATTATAACAACGTCCCTGATATAATAGGAAAAAATGGTGCTAGTAAAagtgaaaatataaaatgtgatACTCCAAGtaatataaagtttaatggaAACAACAATGGTAACTTTTATAATACtacaaataatattaacgattataatttatgcattaatggatataataatactaaaAATAGTTTTGATTTATTTGTTCCCAGCAAAAAAAATTCAGTGGAATATAACTATAactctaaaaaaaatatgtctaATGGTGTTGGGGCAAATAGTGAAATATGTTGCGATAAAGACAAAAGTATGGGTTTTgatttgaataaaaataatgtcaGCTGCCAAAAtaaagaacaaaataataatattgaaaaaaacgcaaaaaataatatgacgACACAGAAAGAGCCCATTTGGAATACTTCTGCTTATCAAAAggacaaaataaatatacaaaaaagtGGAGAATGTGTAAAGGAAAAACCGATTACTATTGCGAAATTAGACGAAAATGTAGCGAAGGAAATTCAAGCTAATAATGGCAATAATGATGGTAataatggtaataataatggtaataataatgatggtAATAATGGTGGTAataatggtaataataatgatggtAATAATGGTGGTAATAATGATGGTAATAATGGTGGTAATAATGATGGTAATAATGGCAATAATGCCAGgatgaatattaataatggtTATCAATATCCTGATGCAAATCATGAAGagaatggaaaatataataatggaaACAATTCAAAGTttgtatttaataaaaataattatggaaaaaaaaatacttcaattaagtattatagcaatgcatacaattttaattatcGCAATAACGCAAACACTAGGTATTCCAGAAGGAAGCACATATCATATGATAACAACGATGGTAACTATAATggtaattattattataaaaagttAGACATTGATTGTAAAATTAAAGAAGCATGTAAAGATAGTAATGATAgagaaaattataacatcgaattaagttgcattgatgaaaaaaacaaaaaatcgGAAAGTAACAAAGTAGATATAAAGCTTGTCGTGGAAAATGGTGATACCAATATTTTGGACGACAATGCTTGtaattcaaaattaaaagataatGAATTTGtgataaatgaaaaaaatgaaaaaattagtAAAAATCAGAATACCGAATCTTataatagtagtaataataatgataaacaAAACAATGTAAATGCAATTAACGACCACGGCGAGCATGAgaatgaaaaagaagaaagtatcaaaataaataatcttCCCCAATCCACAAAAAACATAGAATGCCAATTAGAAAAAATTCCTAAAAATGCTCCAATTTtagttaaaaattatttggattatagtatttataataagaaaaataatgaagagGAAAATAGCAATCAAAACATTAGTCTCATCGATATGGTCGACAATCTTTGTGTGTCtactttaaaaaataataataattccttatataattcaaataaaagaaaaaattcgaaattttctaaaaataaaatggatattacgaaaatgaaaaatatttctttgaatacaaataaaaaacaaattgaaatgaatcatataaaaaacgATACTCTGAACATCCctgaaaataaatacaatgataatgatgttttatttttggaaaaaaatgatgatactAATAGTGAACAAGGtatatttacaattttttcagATTTAGGAAATGATTATACAGTatttgatataaaaaaagagtCAACTCAAAGTACGGTTATGATATGCTCATCTGATGGGAAAGGTGCACTGAATAAAACTGAAGAATCTTTTATTCAATTTGGATATGTTggaaatgaaaatatgaacaattttttcaataaatcTGCCAGTataaataatagaaatatCAGCATTGATAGTAAAAAAACGGGATGCATACAAAATGAGACGTTGGACTGCTATAAATCAGAATTGCCATATTTTAAAGAAAACAATGCTTTCTGTAAAGgcgataaaaaaaatactacttcttatacaaataaatccCGTTGTTCTTTAGCTAAATCTGGagataattttatagaaatgaagaaaaaagaaGTTATTTGTGCAAATGAGAAAAAACGGAAAAAccgaaaaaaacgaaaaaatattttaaaaaatgtgaaaaatatTACTTCGAACAATGAACCCAAATcaagtaaaataaataaagcaCTTTCTTTTCCAGAAAATTATCAAGAAACAGAAATGAGAGATAATAATGTTGGAGAAAATGACATTTGTaacgataaaaaaataatacaaaaacaGCGCGTCATCCATAATAGGTCTCAATCagaaaacatatataattgtaaagataattatattaaaaatttagaagTATCCATGACAAAACCTCATATGAGAAATTTTATGCAATCAGTAAACActgaaaaatttaaaagtgtattaaataaatatatatataattgtgacagtaatataaatgatgaagaaaCTTTGTTTTCGTGTGATAATACCACAATTGGTAATGATGAATCCGAAAAAAAAATCCTAGATAAATATGTGCATAAAGAAATTGGCCAGactgaattaaaaataagttTACCACATGTAGTAACTTACTCATCgagtttaaataataatttagaaaACCAAAAGGAAAGATTATATGGTTACAACGTTAAATCAGATAAATGTGCATTAAATTACGAGGATTCTAACAAAAGCAATGTTGCACATGTTGTAAATACTGAGTCTCATTTTGATAATCCtaacaaaaattatgaaaaaaaatctGTGGATAATGATATACACAACATTATAAATAAGAATAtctctttaaaaaaaacagaaaatttaattaatcaCACTTTTTACAACTTTAATGGGGAGTTTAATTTcgattataatattaaaacaCATAATACATTtctttgtatatataacgaAAGACAAAATATTGAGGAaccaaattataaaataaacaataaaaataatatcaatGAAAAAGATAACACACATTTCGGCTTAGCTCCCATTTTTTCGGACGCAAAAACTAAGCATACTTTATTGAAGATGAAAGAGTCTCCAAATGTCATTGACGGTAAGGGTTATGAAGAGAATGATAAAATAAGTCACCTAAAATACAACAAAAACcgaaaaaattataactaTGAGTCTCAAAAATGCCATAGCAAAAACAACTTAAAAATCAATTGTGATAGAAACACTAGTAATGGTAAAAAAGTTCGGAATAATAGAAACAATAGCATTAACTTTATGGTAGGGGACTTGAATGATTCTCatcatcaaaaaaaattaaattctAAAAAATTGAACATTAGTTATAACGAAAAAggtgatttaaaaaattatttagcGATAGAAAGCGAGTCTATTGGAAAGAATAAggtttatattaataatacgGATATTAATCGTGTTAATAATGTTTATATTGAAAAtcaggaaaataaaaaaaatatgaatgtaaataataatatatatttaaaaaataaccaGAACAATAGTAATACAAATAACTTAAATTATTACAATAATATAGGTGTCGAGTTTAATGCGAATcgatattataataaatttaataataaccATGTTGTAAATTCAAATACTAATGTGAACAAAAATTGGGAAGGAAAATATTCGAATCATCACATAGGAGCGGCATCTTTTGCAGGCGAGATATTAAAGACTCATAATTTTGATACACataaagaaataaacaaCGAAATTAACAATGAAGATaatggtatatatataccacCATATGGTGGGAATGgtggaaataataatttttgtaacaattataattttaatagttCAAACAATTTCGGGAATTGTGATAATTACACCAATGTTTCATATAATTGTAATACCACACCATACAATTATAAAAGTTACAATTACTCTGTCGAAGGGAACAacaattgtaaaaatatgaatagcCGTTATCATGAGgtgaacaaaaatatatacaactaTAGTGGTAATGCTAATAGAAAGTATTTAAATAACATAAACCGAAATGGAGATAAAGAAAATAGtggttatttttttaataatacaaaatattctggtataaataattatgaaaatgtaGCTAACACTTCTTCTTTCATTGACaatgataattatataaatcataATAAAAGTAACAACAATGGAAGTGGTGCAAATTTTAATCGTAATTCACGAGGTAATGGAAATTCAGATGATCTATCAACCCCTGATTTTGTTAAAAGTTgtggaaaaaatggaaatgatATGAATTGTATAGCCAAATATTCTGGGAAGGGTAATTCTACCAACTATGATCATGAAAATTATACGAAAAACTGGAATGGCACATTCAACTATCGTAACAATTACAAAATGAAGACAAACTATCGTtttgataataattatatggaTACACGCCGAAAAAATTCaccaaataatataaaaaaaaatgtgaaaaaaatatggaataacCAAAAAAATGCTGATGAAAGTGAAGAAAAATATCAGGTTgttaaaaagtataatatatataatagtttTACAAATCCGGGTAGTAATAAAGATGATTCAACTATGCTTAGTTATGGTCATACTGAAATGAGCGCATTACCAAAACATAATATTTcgataaatgaaaaaaaaaataataataataataataataataataataataataataataataataataataataataataataataataataataaagatatcAATGATAATAGAACAGTTAAAATTTTTAGggaaacaaaaaatgatattgGTAAGCATACTATAGTTGAGGAGCATGGAAAGGGAATGACCAtatttaatacaaaaaataataatagtaataataatgaaaatagaaaaataagCTATAATAAGCATAGAGATGAACAAAATTGTTATAATTCGAATGAAAATGAGTTAAACAAGGTGAAACAAGACGTTGGAAGCAACTTTGATAAAACTGTAGTAAACGATATGATGAACAAAGCAGAAGACGATGAAAACAATTTTAaagaaagaaataaaaaagatgttaaaaaaattattaatacagtaaaaaatgataataaagtTAATGAAACATATAATAGAAATAGAAAATTTGGGGGGgtgataaataataattataaaaaaattttaataaaaaaaaataaattagacGGTGAAAATTCGAACAACATAACAATTAATGAAGAAGATAATAAATTGCtgatttataaaaataataaagaagattgtacaaataaaaaagtggGAATAGATAGTGGTGATGTAGGCAGTTGGCAATGTTATAGAAATGATAATGTAAACCCAAATAATTCTTCCCAAGTTAgtgtaaaaaaaagtaataaaggatattctttatataataaaacatattttaaacaaaatgcaaaaaaaaatgagaatattttatttaataatggcTCATATGCTACTTCTAGTGGTAAAAATTGTTCACCtctttcaaaaaataataaaagtaataataataactttaattttttaaaaaagaaaaagaatgataatgtaataattttggatgaagaaaaacaaaaagtaGATGCAGGTTGTTCAGGCAATGTTGTGGATCAGAAAAAGGTTCCCAATGTTGGAATGAAAGATAATGGGTCCTATCTCAATGAAAACACACTTTGTAATAATAAGTTAACGATATACCCTGACAAATCCTCGAAAGATAGTATTAATGGTTATGCAAATAATATCGAAATTCATAGCGTTTTTTACAAAGGTAGTTATAACAGAAAAAACAGTTCCAATAAGAATGACCCCGATGCTAGCAATTTTactgtaaaaaaaatataa